The Leucobacter viscericola sequence GCCGCGGGCCAGCCCCACCAGATACAGCTGAGCAGAAGTACGCCCGCCCAAACGAAGGCACTCATGCCCCAGGTGACCCGCAAAATGTTCATGCACTAAGCCTATTGGCTGGCGGCTGTCAGTTGAGACCTGCCGGGGCTACGCAAGAGCGGCAAACGCGCGGGACTGCGCCGCTTGGGTTCGTGATGCTTGGGGGTTCAGCTCGGTACACCAACTCGGGTAGACACGAAAACCGCGCTTACCGGGCTTCGTTGCGGAGCTCGAGATTCCCAGCTCTTCAAGATGGGCGGCACCAAACCGAAAAACACCGAAACGGTCCCCGTCCTCGACAAACAGCAGCAGCCCCGTCTCAGCCTCTTCTCGAGCGAACGGGCGGGTTTCACCACTCTCGTCGCGCTTCCACACCGCCACAAACGCGCCAGGCTTTGTGGGTGTAACGCGGGCCGTGCGAATCCGCCATCGTTCACCGTTGATGTTCACAAGGCCGGATTCGTACTCGCCGCGCTGCTCCTCTGGCCATGGGCCTTCGTAACTCGAGATCTGCTCGGTTGCAAGCCTCAGATAGCGAGTGAAAGCGGTGAACGACATCGGATCAGCTTAGATGCTGCCAGCTCAGCAGTCGATTCCAAGCGTTGCGAAGCGCTCCTTGCCCAGGGTCGTGATGTTCAGGGACCGGCCCCCGCTCTGGGTGCGCAGCCATCCCGCGCGCAGCATGGCGGTCAGCAATGCCGCCCCAAGCTTTCCCGCGAGGTGTGGCCTGCGTTCGGTCCAGTCCATGCAGCCCCTCACTTCGGGGCGACTACCAGCGGGAAGTTCGAGCGTGATCCCCAACCCTGATTCGAGGTCGCTCTGTGCTATCAGTTGCAGGGATCCGTCGTGTTCGATGACCCACTGCCGTTCAAAGGCGAGATCGGCGACCGCGATACCCAACCGCCCCGCGAGGTGGTCATAGCAAGTGCGTGCTTCGCGCAGCGCAGCTCTCTGTGTGTGCTTAGCGAGAGAGGTTACCGCGGGTTCAGCAGAGAGCCTGAGCAAGGACTCGACGGCCTCCGCGACCTCAGGGGTCGCGATCGTGACGAGCCGAGTTCTCCCCCTCGACGTCACCGACACCAGTTTCGCGTCGAGCAGTCGCGCCACGTGCGAACTCACGGTCGACGGTGAGAGACCGAGCCGTGCGGCGAGAGCGCCCGCCGGAAGCGGTGTGCCCGCAAGAAGCTCTTGCAGTATGCGGAGTCTCGCCGGCTCGGCAATCGCCGCGCCAACCTCGCTCAGGCTCGGTCGCTCTGTCACGCGAGCGCCGCCTCTGCCGCACTCACATCTGTAACGAGCAGAATCTTGCGATTGTCGTGATCGCTGTACTGTCCTTCAAGTTGTACACCCGCGTCAGCGAGTTTGGTCATCATTCGGCCCAGAGCACCGGGCACGTCTGCCTCGAGTTCGGCGATCACCACGTCCCGCTGTTGAGCGCCACCGATCCCAGCTGCGGTGAGCGCGCTCAGGGCAGCATCCCCGTCATCAACGAGATAGTGGGCGACACCAGACCACATTCCGCCACCCTCTAGCCCAACACCCGCGTCACCAAGAACCCGCGCGAGTTTTGCCACAGATTGCGCCCCATTCGGTGCGGGGATCGCGATGTCTTTCATGCGATCACCGTCACGGTTGTGCGCACGGTCACTGCGGCTTTGAGCGTGTTGGCGATGTAGCACTGCTCGTGAGCGGGCTCCATAAGCCGCAAAACCTCTTGCTCGTCAGCGTTCTTCACGGTGACCGTGACGTTCAGTTCGATCTCGGTAATCTGCGTTAACACTCCGGTCTCGGGCATCACCGCTCGAGCATCGTCGGCGTAGCCCACGACGTCAACTTTGGCGAGTGCGGCAAGAGCCAGAAATGACAGCATCTGACAAGAGCTGGCTGCGGCCAGCAGCAGTTGCTCTGGGTTCGGAAGGGCCGGATCACCGAGGAACGCCGGATCCGCGCTGGCGCGCAGTGTGGTGCCAGCAACAACCAGCTCGTGATTGCGGTCGTAACCGCGGTAGCCGCTGCCTGTGCTGCCACTCCAGCGGAGTTGAGTCTCGTAGCTGTGCTGCTTCATGACCCCAGCCTACGAGCTTGACTATTCGATGGGGGTCGAAATATGGAACGGCTCCCTGCCCCAACGCAAAAAGTGGGGATCAGCCGCAGCTGATCCCCACTCAAAACCCGCGAACCGCTTAGAACTGGTTCATCGTGTTGTCTTTGCCACCGGCCTTGAGCGCGGCGTCGCCTGCGAAGTACTCCTTGTGGTTGTCTCCGATGTCGCTACCGGCCATGTTCTGGTGCTTGACGGTCGCGATCCCCTCGCGGATCTCGCGGCGCTGCACGTCGCGAACGTAGGCGAGCATGCCCTCGTCACCAAAGTAGCCCTTGGCGAGGTTGTCGGTTGACAGTGCGGCCGTGTGGTAGGTCGGCAGCGTGATGAGGTGGTGGAAGATACCGGCGCGGGCCGATCCTTCGCTCTGGAAGGTGCGGATCATCTCGTCGGCGATCTGCGCCAGCTCGGTGGTGTCGTAGTCGACGCTCATCAGCTTGTCGCGGTCGTAGGCCGAGACGTCCTTGCCCTGCTCCACGAGCTTATCGAACGCCTGCTGGCGGAAGTTGAGCGTCCAGTTGAACGACGGACTGTTGTTGTAAACGAGCTTCGCGTTCGGGATCACCTCGCGGATGCGATCCACCATGCCGGCGATCTGGGCGACGTGCGGCTTCTCGGTTTCGATCCACAGCAGGTCGGCACCATTCTGCAGCGACGTGATGCAGTCGAGCACGCAGCGATCCTCACCGGTACCGGGGCGGAACTGGAACAGGTTGCTCGCGAGACGCTTCGGGCGCAGCAGCTTGCCATCGCGCTTGATCACAACGTCACCGTTGGCGAGTTCTTCTTCTGAGATCTCTTCGACGTCAAGGAAGGAGTTGTACTGATCCCCCAGGTCGCCGGGAGTCTGGCTGACGGCGATCTTCTGGGTGAGGCCTGCTCCGAGCGAGTCGGTGCGAGCAACGATGATGCCGTTGTCAACGCCGAGCTCAAGGAACGCGTAGCGCACCGCCGCGATCTTCGCGAGGAAGTCCTCGTGCGGCACGGTTACCTTGCCATCCTGGTGACCGCACTGCTTCTCGTCCGAAACCTGATTCTCGATCTGGATCGCGCACGCACCGGCTTCGATCATCTTCTTTGCGAGCAGGTACGTTGCCTCGGGGTTACCGAAGCCCGCATCGATGTCGGCGATGATCGGCACGACGTGGGTCTCGAAGTTGTCGATCTGCGACTGCACGAACTCGACAGCGGTCTCGTCGCCCGCAACACGGGCATCATCGAGCTGGGTGAAGAGCAGGTCGAGCTCACGCGCGTCTGCCTGACGCAGGAAGGTGTAGAGCTCTTCGATGAGCGCTGGCACCGAGGTCTTCTCGTGCATGGACTGATCGGGCAATGGACCGAACTCCGAGCGGAGAGCCGCGACCATCCAGCCCGAGAGGTAGAGGTAGCGCTTGTTGGTGGTCTTGAGGTGCTTCTTGATCGAGATGAGCTTCTGCTGCCCGATGAAGCCGTGCCAGACACCGAGAGACTGCGTGTAGACGGAGGAGTCGTTGTCGTACTCTTCCATGTCGCGACGCATGATGTCAGCGGTGTACTGGGCAATCTCGAGTCCGGTCTTGAAGCGGTTCTGAGTGCGCATTCGGGCGACATGCTCGGGATTGATGCGAGCCCAGCTCGAGCCGTACTCCGCCTTGACTGCTTCAACGGCTTCGATGTCATCCTGATATGCGGTCATGGTGTCTCTCTTTCGTAGGTGCGATCCGGCCACGTTCGTTGTGACCAATCGTTGGCTACTTCTCACTCTGCACCCGTTTCAACCGCCAGGCGGGCACTTTCGGGGGTGAAATATCGTTGTT is a genomic window containing:
- a CDS encoding MepB family protein, producing the protein MSFTAFTRYLRLATEQISSYEGPWPEEQRGEYESGLVNINGERWRIRTARVTPTKPGAFVAVWKRDESGETRPFAREEAETGLLLFVEDGDRFGVFRFGAAHLEELGISSSATKPGKRGFRVYPSWCTELNPQASRTQAAQSRAFAALA
- a CDS encoding ArsR/SmtB family transcription factor, yielding MTERPSLSEVGAAIAEPARLRILQELLAGTPLPAGALAARLGLSPSTVSSHVARLLDAKLVSVTSRGRTRLVTIATPEVAEAVESLLRLSAEPAVTSLAKHTQRAALREARTCYDHLAGRLGIAVADLAFERQWVIEHDGSLQLIAQSDLESGLGITLELPAGSRPEVRGCMDWTERRPHLAGKLGAALLTAMLRAGWLRTQSGGRSLNITTLGKERFATLGIDC
- a CDS encoding OsmC family protein; the protein is MKQHSYETQLRWSGSTGSGYRGYDRNHELVVAGTTLRASADPAFLGDPALPNPEQLLLAAASSCQMLSFLALAALAKVDVVGYADDARAVMPETGVLTQITEIELNVTVTVKNADEQEVLRLMEPAHEQCYIANTLKAAVTVRTTVTVIA
- a CDS encoding isocitrate lyase, with protein sequence MTAYQDDIEAVEAVKAEYGSSWARINPEHVARMRTQNRFKTGLEIAQYTADIMRRDMEEYDNDSSVYTQSLGVWHGFIGQQKLISIKKHLKTTNKRYLYLSGWMVAALRSEFGPLPDQSMHEKTSVPALIEELYTFLRQADARELDLLFTQLDDARVAGDETAVEFVQSQIDNFETHVVPIIADIDAGFGNPEATYLLAKKMIEAGACAIQIENQVSDEKQCGHQDGKVTVPHEDFLAKIAAVRYAFLELGVDNGIIVARTDSLGAGLTQKIAVSQTPGDLGDQYNSFLDVEEISEEELANGDVVIKRDGKLLRPKRLASNLFQFRPGTGEDRCVLDCITSLQNGADLLWIETEKPHVAQIAGMVDRIREVIPNAKLVYNNSPSFNWTLNFRQQAFDKLVEQGKDVSAYDRDKLMSVDYDTTELAQIADEMIRTFQSEGSARAGIFHHLITLPTYHTAALSTDNLAKGYFGDEGMLAYVRDVQRREIREGIATVKHQNMAGSDIGDNHKEYFAGDAALKAGGKDNTMNQF
- a CDS encoding amino acid-binding ACT domain-containing protein produces the protein MKDIAIPAPNGAQSVAKLARVLGDAGVGLEGGGMWSGVAHYLVDDGDAALSALTAAGIGGAQQRDVVIAELEADVPGALGRMMTKLADAGVQLEGQYSDHDNRKILLVTDVSAAEAALA